From Ptychodera flava strain L36383 chromosome 9, AS_Pfla_20210202, whole genome shotgun sequence:
GTAATGtcttgagaagaaaaaaatgatCATAGCAGactaaaggaaaaaaattatcacaaaatttggGAAATCTGATTCTCTCATTCTCAGGAGGTGCACTGCCTTCGGCAGCGCAAACATCTTAACATGAGGAAGTCCGATGTCTTCAGTGTTGGATTGACGACTATTGCTACTGAAACACTGATCATGGAAAACATATAGAAAATATCAGTgtccaatgtcattttcaaacagtcttGTTAGTGTAAAACAATTTGAAACACCAttgtacacatcaatttctcaaaatttatgatgcaagagggggaacacccccctCTCAGGCTCTCTCCCTGGGGTGTCCTATGTCATTATCAAATAGTTTTATCAAGTGTcgcacaaattgaaaacaccacTCACATTGTACCATTGCATATTGAAAtttctacaaaaatatttatgcAAGAGGAGGCACATCCCCTCTTGTGCTCTCCCCTGGTGTCCtaagtcattttcaaatagtttcATCTAGTACAAACAAATGTagacacctctcagattgtacCACGCTGCATCATTGCACACCACCAAGGTTTCTACATTTTTGATGCGAGAAGGGGGTATCTTGCGCTCTCCCCTTAGCCTCTTGCACCTCCACATGATGCTGtggtagtttttttttttttttaactattTCATGTCAATAAAGAATTCATTGGAGACAATTGTTTGTTTTACACAATCTTTGTCCTCTAATTTAGCGTCATCTGTCCTGTGCTCATGTAGAATACTACTTGTTGTATCTAGATGTGTATTTGTATAACATAAACAATAGTTATGCatatacgcacagcctggtgtGAACTTGAATGACAATGCCATACCTATCAgaagatggtccctgccatatTACGTGgtgaaagcgccaagcttggcccttttttcccatgattcaaagtacattaagttgatgaagccctaaactgcaacttccgccaatatttttatccatttttgttttaaaaatcacGCTAGTTATACTTGGCAAGAATGGCTTTTACGGAATAAGTGTCCCCAAAGAGCACATGtgtaaaaatcagccttggATGACTTCTCCCTTTAATGCAAGCACTCAATCAGATTACTTAGCGATTTTTTGTAGCATTGTCTGCTGTGAGATGGATCATACTTTTTTCCAGTGTGAGAAAAATACACATGCTTTGTATGGATGAAATCATCAAACACACATACAAGGACATAAAGATACATAACCTGAAAACTTTTGTTTGGTATAAATATATTTTCTGCAATGAAATACTGTATAGAATGTTTCATGTTCTTATCCAAAGATTTGGAAAGTACGTTCACAATAAAAGTGAACTTGAAGGActttttgaattaaaatttttgACATATCAAAGTGATATGCACCAAATTTACTTTTTCATGCTCTTATGTTTGGTCATAACAACCGTAAAGAACTCTGTATAATATTATGCTGTTGTGGAAAACAGAAATGTACGAGAGAGATTCACaattataaaattcaaattctATCATACCATGAAGTCACCGCATCAATATCTGCCTTCAAAGAGGCCCTTATTTTACAGGCTGCCCTGAAAACAATTTGTTGAAGCTTTAACTCAAACTCAAACTTTGTACACGTCACTGTATTTCATTGTATGTTGTAAGCAACTGACTGTGTCACTCAGGGCAAACTGAATGTTTGCAAACTACATTAAGACAACACTGTAATAAAGTTTGTGAAATAAGATTATTTTTAACCTatcaaaaattagtaaaatcagagaaaaatcaGAAACGAATAGTATTTGACacataattttgtaaatttatagaAAACATATTACAAAGCAACTTTGGCACACTCTATATGGTAACTTACCAGAAGTACCCCTACGTATGGGGTGGGTTAGGCCTCAAATGGTTAAAGTATATTTTCTCATACCAAAAAGTTACCACGTTTGGtaaaaatatgagcaaaaaatATTGCTAATTTGAGAGAAATGCTACAGTGAATTTATGCACAGTTTGTAAGCAAAATTTTATGTACCTTTGCACACATACTgcattattattaatttttttgcaCTGAATGTTAAACAGTATTGTTAGGAACTAAACACTAATAAAATTTCCTAGAAATGTGAAGGCTCCTAAGAAGACTGCTATTGTTCTCTGTAGTTataatttcttaaattttcacctCTGGACTTTGGTAGCAAAATATATTGTATCCAGGTTCTCAAATTGGTGGGCAGAGGTAAACCTTCACCAACCAGTCTGGTGATTGGTTACATGAGTTGTTGTAATATTCTTTGAGTTTTTAAGCGTTGGCaactacaaaacaaattgctAATTCGAGCACACATCACTGTCGCCACTGTCTTAATTTGTTGATAAATCTGATAATCAGCAAGAATGTCCCAGAAAAAGTGGCAAAGGCGAAAAGAAACACTAAACGGAAGACCCAGTGTGTGTGATAGTTCCTGAATTGCCGATACAGAGTGCTGACTTGTTCCTGGGTTTGCTCCACTGTTCCTGTGTTATCAATGATGTGATTGGCCAGCTGGCATTTCTGTGTCAAGGGCATCTGAGATTGTATTCTGTTCATTGCTTCCTCTTCACTGAAATCATTTCTCTGCATCAGTCTATTTAGCTGGGTCTCCTCATCACTGAAAATGTTACAAGAAAGTGATGTAGTTCCAAGTTAGAAATATTTCTCATATTAATCAATTTATTGTGcattgttcaaaattgaaaaggGAGGCAGATTTGTTACTGTTATGACATCATTTAACAGGTTTAGAGTGAACAAACTCTGTTTATCATGTGCAAgtttaaaaattgtttttgtaataCTAGACTGTGCTCCTTATGTGAATGGCACATCAAAGCTTCTTGCATTTGACATAGAAGCAGTGTATTCATACTCTGGAGACACAAAAGTCTCTATCTACCGTACATGATGTACTaatggatttaaaaaaaaacccacctGCTTTCCAACAAACCATATCAAAACGTGTAATTTGTCATCAAGATAGGCCTCAGTATTTTCTTTATAATTTTGCTCTATAAAGTCATTGACAGTTTCTAATATTCAGTATTCAGATTGtatttataaatatgtattaatgtttttgaaaaataaaaattgatccTTGTGTATGACATGTTTGAATATGCATGAACtgatgtaataaagggaaaagTGACTCCATACATTCATAGTTTGGCTGATTGCATTTTTTGAGTGCAAAAGTGTGCGTTTTTATTATGTgcattatgtttggctgttttgtgaATAGAACTGATTAGCCTTGACAAGACAATAGGTGAAGTCTGTGCTGGCCATAAGTTTATATGCTGGGTGCTATGTGATGGGCGACagactttgaatatttttaaaacaggaatacaaaatttgattgtcCATCTGCTCTGATCATATCCTTACCAGGACACAACAATGACTTCCTTGAGTACTTTCTTCAGTTTACTCCCTTCATACAACAATGGAATATCTAGTATGACAAACTGATGACCtggaaagaaaattaaatttacatcAGTGGTGAAATCTTTTTGGTGTCAAATCTATCTCTTTCAGATTTGCAAGTCAGACTTTTGTAACACACACCCACTGTTTAAGATGCAAAAAGGGCAAGTTGAATCGCAACAGCATGCCTAGGAAATTACAGAGCTACATCTGCAGTGGTCAATACTGCAATAAAGCATAGACTTGAAAGGactatgttaaaatacactatTCCTCCAGCTACACAAACATGTGTGATGGGTTATAGACGTAAACGCATCTGCTGTAGAAGGCTGAACATCTGGGACTGTCAATTTTTCCTTAGATCATTTGTCATTCCACTGTCAAACAGACTAGTTGCTAAATGAATCTGTACCCCACCAACTACTGGACCTATGAGAGTAACTCTGGGCTCAACCAGCTATGAAACAGTGATATGCTCGCCCCTGaaactgaagtttttttaaaatgagGAAACAGTGGGAATCTAATCAGCAGGTTTTGTCTAAATAAATATGTCCTTTCAGTGAATAAATGTAAACCTCTCAgagaaatatcatttttatgatattaAATACTGCAGTGCATTGCAGATATGCAATCACTCAAGTTTGATCAAATTTCTGTGATTTTCACAAGTGGTCAAGATGTAAAGTCTGAGTTGCGACATCATGTAAGATCAGTTGGCCTCTGCTAAAACCTGAAAATTCTACAAGAGGAAATTGCAGACTGTTAAAGAGCAATAATTTGAGATCAAGAAATTGTGAGAGCTATTTGTAAGACCCATAGTAAGACAAAATACCTGTGCAAGTGAcctgaaaatataatttatgaGAAGCAATTAGACCTAACAGTCGTCATGATAGACAGTAATGCTAACCAAATCATTATGACAATTACTGGCATTCGTTGCATATTAATATCAGAATAAAAGACATAATAcctttgatgaaataaagaaatatctGCCACATCATGCTTTTCTGGATTTCTGGATGTGTGATTGAGTTTAACACTTTGCGTTGTGCAGGATTTGAAAACACTATTTGTCCTAGCATTGGCCGATTCAGTTGTCCATTTTCAAGTAAGATTTCATTGCCGAAatgtttcacaatttttttccacgCTGGTTTATTGGGTTCCACCACTGTAAAATATAAACATTGTTTGAAGAAAAGGGAAAGTCTTGAGTTAGGTGAAAAGCAGATAAAGGTTTGCTGCTGGCAAAATATCGCGTGTGATTCGGTATTTGTTAGCCAATACATTGCTCAAGATGAATTGATTCTAATTAACCTATAAAATCTGCACAATATAATTAATTACGCACACTTTTATTATGACCTAGAAGACTATAATTGGT
This genomic window contains:
- the LOC139140885 gene encoding dephospho-CoA kinase domain-containing protein-like → MFLIGLTGGIASGKSTVANFFRELGCPILDADVIAREVVEPNKPAWKKIVKHFGNEILLENGQLNRPMLGQIVFSNPAQRKVLNSITHPEIQKSMMWQIFLYFIKGHQFVILDIPLLYEGSKLKKVLKEVIVVSCDEETQLNRLMQRNDFSEEEAMNRIQSQMPLTQKCQLANHIIDNTGTVEQTQEQVSTLYRQFRNYHTHWVFRLVFLFAFATFSGTFLLIIRFINKLRQWRQ